The sequence ACTGGGCGTTCATGCAGGAACACGGACTCGGTTTCGGCGACGACGGTTTTGCCGAGGAAGCCGTGGGGCATTATGAAAAGCAGGGCGCGACCGTGGTCTACTTCGCCTCGGACAACAAGCTTAACGCCCTGTTCGCCATCGCCGACGAGATGCGCGAGGAGACCCCGGAAGTGGTCGCCGCCCTGAAGAAGGCCGGGCTGACCCCGGTCATGCTCACCGGCGACAACGAGACCAACGCCCGGGTCGTGGCCGGACGGGCGGGCATCGACGAAGTCATCGCCGGCGTGCTGCCCGACCGCAAGGCAGAGGAAGTGGACCGGCTTCAGCTCGAGGGCCGCAAGGTGGCCATGGTCGGCGACGGCATCAACGACGCCCCGGCCCTGGCCAAGGCGGACATCGGCATCGCCATGGGCTCCGGCATCGACGTGGCCGTGGAATCCGGCGACGTGGTCCTGATGCACTCGGACCTGCACGCCATCCTGACCGCCCTGAACCTGTCCCGGGCGACCCTGCGCAACATCAAGCAGAACCTGTTCTGGGCGTTCGCCTTCAACGTCATCGGCATCCCGGTGGCCGCGGGCGTACTGCATATCTTCGGCGGCCCCACACTGAACCCGATGATCGCGGGAACGGCCATGGCCATGAGTTCGGTGACCGTGGTCTCCAACGCGCTCAGGTTGCGATTTTTCAGATAATTACTACTTTGGCAGAGTTAAATATGTCAGATCCAGTTACGACTATAGGCGTTGGCGCTCTCGTGGCCTACCTTGGAAAGGATGGGCTTGAGAAAGTCCTCGGTCCGACCGCCGACTATTTGGGTGGGCAGTTAAAAGAGTTAGCCCAAAAAAGAATCGAAAATCTTGGCCAAATACTACAGAACGCCAAGGCGAAATTGAGCAAGAAGGAAGACATGGCTGGGAGTGTTCCGCCAAAGGTTTTAAAAAGCATCATCAACGATGGTTCCTACAATGACGACCCGCTTGCCATCGAATATTTTGGCGGGGTGTTGGCTTCTTCAAAAACGGAGTCAGGTCGCGATGATCGTGGCGCACGAATTGCCAGAGTGGTTGATGGACTCACCTCATATCAATTGAGGACCCACTATTTAATATACTCAACAATTAAGAATGTATTTAAATCCAAACAATATACATTCAATCTTAACGATCGTGACAGAATGCGTATTTTTATTCCCTATGAAACGTATTTCCTCGCGATGCAGTTTTCCGAACGGGAATTAGAACAATGCGAATCTATTCTACGTCACACTTTTTTTGGTTTGGCCAATGACAGCCTGATAGATCCACAATTTGCATATGGAAGTGCCGAAAATATACAAAGCCACTACAAAAAAGCCACCAAAGGTGGTATTGTTTGTACCCCTTCACCTCTTGGTGCAGAACTTTTTTTGTGTGCCTTCGGTCTGGCAGATAAAGGTCTTTCCTACATATTCGATACCGGTTTTGTAGCCAAGTCAAAGGGTATACCCAATCACATACTCAATGTAGAACCCGCGGCATAACCCGCAACCATTATATAAAAACAAGGAGATACACCATGTCCGTCATCAAGGTAAAAGGGATGTCCTGCCAGCACTGCGTCAAGTCCGTGACCGAAACCATGGAGAAGCTGGGAGCGAAAGACGTGTCCGTCGATCTCCTGACCGGCGACGTTAAATATGAGGAACCCGCGCCCATCGACAAGAAGGCCATCAAAGAGGCCATCGACCAGATCGGCTTCGAGTACGTGGACTAGGGCTCTTTCCGGAGCCAGAACGGATTCCTAGAGTCCGACCAGTTCACGCTGTAGGCGCCCACACCGCCCAGAGCCAGGGCGAAAAGGAGCATGGGGCCAAAGGGAAGGTTCTGCCCGATAATCAGGCCACCCACGAAAAAGGCAAAAGCCATGCCCGCGGCTCTGTTCTTGGTCACGTAAACGGCACCGCAGCCCGTGCACACGCTGGCCCCGGCAGGGACCTCGGTGGCGCAGAATGGACACTCGGCGCCCTGCTGCAAAGAGGAATATTCGTAGTTCATAACAATACTCCTGGCCGGTCATTCCAGACCGGGCAACAAGCCCTGTTCAGCCCCTTCCAGGCGGAGCAGGGCTTTTTTCATGGCGATGCCGCCCGATGCGGAAAAACCGGTCATGGCCCCATTCGCGCCGACCACGCGGTGACAGGGATAGAGGACCGGGAACGGATTCGCGCCCATGGCTCGGCCCACGGCCTGCGCCCCCTTGGGACGCCCGAGCAACGCGGCCATCTCGCCGTAGGTCCGGGTGGTGCCTGACGGGATGCGGCGCAGCTCCTCGATGGCGGCTTGCTGAAATTCACTCATGCCCGAGAAATCAAACGGCAAATCCGGCCAGTTCGGTCCCTTCCGGGCCTCGTACCGCAGCAGAGCGGCCTTGAGTTCCTCTGCGGCTGGGGACAAGCGTTCCGACTCGCGCACATCTTCGGCCCAGGCCACCTCGACACTGCGGACGAGTCGGTCCTCCCAATTTAGACGCAGGGCGAATCGTTGGCCGAGCACCCATTCGCCGGACGTGGTCATGCGCCATCTCCTGCATCAGGATCGAACCACTCGGGCAGGCCCTGCTCCGCGCCGTTGAGTTTGCCCTGCCAGATGTCGTGTTTCTCGAAATGATCGCGGACCGCGTTATGCACCCGGCGCAGGTTGCCCGCCCAGGCCGGCGCGACCAGCTCGCCCTGGGCCGGATTGCCGTTCAGCCGGTGGATGACCATACGAGGGTCCAGGCGCATGACCGCCTCGCCCAGCCAGTACAGGTACTCATCCTGCGAAGGCGGCGCATAGTCCCCCTGCTCGAACCAGCGGGCCAGGCGCGTACCCCGGCAGACAAAGACGTTGTGGAATTTGATACCCTGCACCGGGAGCGCATCGACAAAGGCAACGGTATCGAGCAGCTCGGCGAGCTCCTCCCTGCCCTGCGGCGTGGGCAGTCCCGCCATGACGTGGGCCACCACGGTCAGGCCACGGTCCGCCGCTTCCCGGGCGGCATTCGCAAAGGTCGCCGAGTCATGGCCCCGATTGATGTGGGCAAGGGTGACGTCACTGGCCGACTGCAACCCCAGCTCCAGATAGACCTCGGCCAGGCCGAGGCGTTCCTTGCTCGCGGCCAGCAGATCGAGCTTTTCCGCGTCCAGGCAGTCGGGCCGGGTGCCGAGCGAAAGGCAGGTCAGACCCGGCAACCCGTCGAGACCGTCTAGAGCGGCGGCCAGCTTGGCGGCCGGACCGTGTGTGTTGGAGTAGGACTGGAGATAGGCGGTGAACAAGGAAAGGCCATGTTTCTTCACGTGAATGTCACGCCAGAAATCCCATTGTTCCCGTATGGATAGTCCCCGGTCGAGCATGCCCGACCCGGAGCCCTGCGGGTTGCAGAAAACACATCCCTCGCGGGACAGGGTTCCGTCCCGGTTGGGGCAGGAAAACCCGGCGTCCAGAGGGATCTTCTGAACCCGTTCGCCGAACCGTCGGCGGAGGTGAGCGGACAGTCGATGGATGCGGACCATTATTTTTTTAGAAAAACTCAAGAAAAAAATGGCAAACCAGTGATGGCCTGTTGCTAGACCCGATTTCATTTGGTACGAATCTGCAGTTCATATTGTACGCTAGCGCACTTCCCGCCCATTGGAAAGCGCGTTTCACGCATAGGTTTCTGACAAAGTTTCGAATTTCGAACGGGGGGTACATGGGTAACCTGCTCAACAGAATCATCGGCTCCTTCTCCAACGACCTGGCCATCGACCTGGGTACGGCCAACACCCTGGTCTACGTCAAGGGCAAGGGCGTTATGCTCTCGGAGCCCTCGGTGGTCGCGGTCAAAAAGGACTCGCGTGGCGGCAAGACCGTCCTCGCGGTAGGCGCCGAAGCCAAGAAGATGCTTGGCCGCACACCCGGCAACATCGTGGCAATCCGGCCCATGAAGGACGGCGTCATCGCCGACTTCGAGGTCACGGAGGCCATGCTTCGCCACTTCATTTCAAAGGTCCACAACTCGCGCAGGCTGGTCCGGCCCCGGATCATGATCTGCGTGCCCACGGGCATCACCCAGGTGGAAAAGCGCGCGGTCAAGGAATCGGCGCAATCCGCCGGTGCCCGCGAGGTCTACCTGATCGAGGAGCCGATGGCCGCGGCCATCGGCGCGAACCTGCCGATCACTGAACCGACCTCCAACATGATCGTGGACATCGGTGGCGGCACCACCGAGATCGCCGTCATCTCCCTGTCCGGCATTGTTTACGCCCGAAGCGTACGCATCGGCGGCGACAAGATGGACGAGGCGATCATGCAGCACGTCAAGCGCAAGTACAACATGCTCATCGGTGAATCCACGGCCGAGCAGATCAAGATCCACATCGGATCCGCCTATCCGCTCGGAGACGAGGAGCCGATCATGGAGGTCAAGGGACGCGACCTGGTCACCGGTATCCCGCAGAACCGCCCCATCACCGCCGAAGAGGTCCGCGAGGCCATCTCCGAGCAGGTGGAGGGCATCGTGCAGGGCGTGCGCATCGCGCTCGAACAGACCCCGCCCGAACTGGCTGCGGACATCGTGGACCGGGGCATTGTCCTGACCGGCGGCGGTGCGCTCCTCAAGGGGCTCGACCAGCTGTTGCAGCACGAGACCCAGCTGCCGATCACCGTGGTTGAAGACCCCCTTACTGCGGTCGTTCTCGGCTCGGGCAAGGCGCTCGACAATATCGACCTGTACAAGGACATCACCACCGACTAACGGACGATATGACCATACACCGTTTATCCGAAAGCGCACGATTGCCCAAAGCCGCAATTGTGCGCTTTCATAAGTCTACAGGGAAGGACACATGAGAGGACTCAAGAAGATCGCCATCCTCATCGTGGCCTGTCTTTTCGTGTATCTGTCACTCTTTACCTGGAACCTGCGTACCGGCCATCTGGACGCCCTTTCCTCCCACACCGGACTGGATATTTCCGGCATCGTCCTCAAACCCGGCATCTGGATCGCGGAGCAGGTCTCCGGGTTCTGGCACCGCTACATCTATCTGGTGGGGTTGAAGCAGGACAACGACCAGCTCCGGGCCGAGGCCGCCGAACTGCGGCGGACCAACATGCTCATGGGCGCACAGGCCCGATCCGCCGCCCGCCTGGAATCCCTGCTCGACTTCCGTCCGCCCGAAAAGTGGACCGTTTCCGGAGCCCGCGTCATCGGCCAGCGCATGGGCCCGGCCGGAGCACTGGACACCGTGGTCGTGGACAAGGGCAAGGCTTCCGGCGTGACCGACGACATGCCCGTGGTTTCCCTGCAGGGATTGGCCGGACGCATCCTGCGCTCGGGCGCGGCAACTTCCACGGTCCTGCTCCTGACCGACCCCAACAGCCGCATCGCAGTCATCGGCGCCAACAACCGCTCGCCCGGCATGCTCTCGGGCCAGGGGTACGGCGAACCGCTGCAGTTGCGCTACGTCAACCAGAACGCGGCCGTCGACCCCGGCGAACTGCTGCTTTCCTCCGGGCTGTCCGGCATCTACCCCAAGGGGTTGCCCGTAGCCAAGGTGACCAAAATCAGGCGGTCCGACATCTCCCTGTTCCTGACGGTCCAGGCCGAGCCCCTCGTGGACGTGGCCGGGCTTGAGGAAATCCTGCTTCTGAGCCGTGTGCCCGAGGCCGCCGTGGAAGCCGGGACCGGCGACGCTGCCGCATCCGGGGCCGGTGCCGACGCCGAGCCCGAAGCAG is a genomic window of uncultured Pseudodesulfovibrio sp. containing:
- the mreC gene encoding rod shape-determining protein MreC, yielding MRGLKKIAILIVACLFVYLSLFTWNLRTGHLDALSSHTGLDISGIVLKPGIWIAEQVSGFWHRYIYLVGLKQDNDQLRAEAAELRRTNMLMGAQARSAARLESLLDFRPPEKWTVSGARVIGQRMGPAGALDTVVVDKGKASGVTDDMPVVSLQGLAGRILRSGAATSTVLLLTDPNSRIAVIGANNRSPGMLSGQGYGEPLQLRYVNQNAAVDPGELLLSSGLSGIYPKGLPVAKVTKIRRSDISLFLTVQAEPLVDVAGLEEILLLSRVPEAAVEAGTGDAAASGAGADAEPEAGKEDANGAADQ
- a CDS encoding rod shape-determining protein, with product MGNLLNRIIGSFSNDLAIDLGTANTLVYVKGKGVMLSEPSVVAVKKDSRGGKTVLAVGAEAKKMLGRTPGNIVAIRPMKDGVIADFEVTEAMLRHFISKVHNSRRLVRPRIMICVPTGITQVEKRAVKESAQSAGAREVYLIEEPMAAAIGANLPITEPTSNMIVDIGGGTTEIAVISLSGIVYARSVRIGGDKMDEAIMQHVKRKYNMLIGESTAEQIKIHIGSAYPLGDEEPIMEVKGRDLVTGIPQNRPITAEEVREAISEQVEGIVQGVRIALEQTPPELAADIVDRGIVLTGGGALLKGLDQLLQHETQLPITVVEDPLTAVVLGSGKALDNIDLYKDITTD
- a CDS encoding cation transporter is translated as MSVIKVKGMSCQHCVKSVTETMEKLGAKDVSVDLLTGDVKYEEPAPIDKKAIKEAIDQIGFEYVD
- a CDS encoding TIGR01212 family radical SAM protein (This family includes YhcC from E. coli K-12, an uncharacterized radical SAM protein.); translation: MVRIHRLSAHLRRRFGERVQKIPLDAGFSCPNRDGTLSREGCVFCNPQGSGSGMLDRGLSIREQWDFWRDIHVKKHGLSLFTAYLQSYSNTHGPAAKLAAALDGLDGLPGLTCLSLGTRPDCLDAEKLDLLAASKERLGLAEVYLELGLQSASDVTLAHINRGHDSATFANAAREAADRGLTVVAHVMAGLPTPQGREELAELLDTVAFVDALPVQGIKFHNVFVCRGTRLARWFEQGDYAPPSQDEYLYWLGEAVMRLDPRMVIHRLNGNPAQGELVAPAWAGNLRRVHNAVRDHFEKHDIWQGKLNGAEQGLPEWFDPDAGDGA
- a CDS encoding MGMT family protein, giving the protein MTTSGEWVLGQRFALRLNWEDRLVRSVEVAWAEDVRESERLSPAAEELKAALLRYEARKGPNWPDLPFDFSGMSEFQQAAIEELRRIPSGTTRTYGEMAALLGRPKGAQAVGRAMGANPFPVLYPCHRVVGANGAMTGFSASGGIAMKKALLRLEGAEQGLLPGLE